One stretch of bacterium DNA includes these proteins:
- a CDS encoding glycosyltransferase, with amino-acid sequence MSRGTPTVSFLIPVHNAAATLERALGSALSQRGAPELEVVAVDDGSTDGGGERMESLARRDSRLRVVHPGRIGLIPALALGQSLCRGEFIARLDADDIAHPERIAVQLALMARWEGLGLVGSQVRYFPARDTGPGARHYERWLNGLLEGCRPDSPQVDILAAAARVEREMFIECPLAHPTFLLRRTALEAAGGYREFEGLPEDYDLIFRLVEAGWKVAGAGRVLHAWREHPGRTSRNDSRYSEPSFLRLKLHHLLRLHLEGGARPVSICGAGPVGKTWLKALRAAGVQVRYLIEVNPRRLGKVIHGVPVVRAAELKGPQDSGLILGAVGQKGGRDNVRADLDPLGYVEGRDYLLVS; translated from the coding sequence ATGAGCCGAGGCACGCCCACAGTCAGCTTTCTTATCCCGGTGCACAACGCCGCCGCCACGCTGGAACGGGCGCTCGGTTCGGCCCTGTCCCAGCGCGGCGCGCCGGAGCTGGAGGTGGTGGCCGTGGATGACGGGTCCACGGACGGCGGCGGCGAGCGGATGGAGAGCCTGGCCCGCCGCGACAGCCGTCTGCGCGTGGTCCACCCTGGCCGCATCGGGCTGATCCCGGCCCTGGCCCTGGGGCAATCGCTCTGCCGGGGCGAGTTCATCGCCCGTCTGGATGCGGATGACATTGCGCACCCGGAGCGGATCGCGGTGCAGCTCGCCCTCATGGCGCGCTGGGAGGGGCTGGGGCTGGTGGGGTCGCAGGTACGTTACTTTCCTGCGCGCGACACCGGCCCCGGGGCCCGTCACTACGAGCGCTGGCTGAACGGGCTGCTGGAGGGCTGCCGGCCGGACTCGCCGCAGGTTGACATCCTGGCGGCCGCGGCCCGGGTGGAGCGGGAGATGTTTATCGAGTGCCCGCTGGCCCACCCCACGTTCCTTCTGCGGCGCACGGCCCTGGAGGCTGCGGGCGGCTACCGCGAGTTCGAGGGCCTGCCCGAGGACTACGACCTGATCTTCCGTCTGGTGGAAGCGGGCTGGAAAGTGGCCGGGGCCGGGCGGGTGCTTCACGCCTGGCGCGAGCACCCGGGACGCACCTCGCGCAACGACAGCCGCTACTCGGAGCCGAGTTTCCTGCGCCTCAAGCTGCATCACCTGCTGCGTCTGCACCTGGAGGGCGGAGCGCGGCCGGTCTCGATCTGCGGGGCCGGTCCGGTGGGCAAGACCTGGCTCAAGGCGCTGAGAGCGGCCGGGGTCCAGGTGCGGTACCTGATCGAGGTCAACCCGCGCCGTCTGGGCAAGGTCATCCACGGTGTGCCGGTGGTGCGGGCGGCCGAGCTGAAAGGGCCGCAGGACTCCGGGCTGATCCTGGGTGCGGTGGGCCAGAAAGGCGGCCGCGACAACGTGCGCGCCGACCTCGACCCGCTGGGGTACGTGGAGGGGCGGGACTACCTGCTGGTGTCGTAG